Within the Leisingera thetidis genome, the region ACTTTCTGATTGTGCAGCCGGCCAAGCAGCTCATGAATACGGCGCAAGGTAATCTCGTCGCCGCTGCCCGCGGGGGGTTTCGCTTCGGACAGCATTTCCCTTGTGCGGTGCAATGCTGTCTCTATCAGCTCCATGTCCTCAACGGACAGCGCAAACATCTCGTTGTATTTGGGCATCAGCAATCCTCCACCGGGTTGGCCTGAGCTGAACGGGATCCATGCCAGCATGGTTGCACCGGAGCGCACCGCAAAGCTACAAAAATCCGCTTGGCGAACTGCGCCGCCAATTCCCCGGCCGCGGCAGCTGTCCCGGCTGGCAGGCTAGAGCGTCTCTCCCAGGCTGATAGCCGGGCACAGGCGGTCGAAGACCAGCCCCTCTGCTCCGCCCTCTGCGCGGGACTGCAGGATGATCTGTGCCGCGCGTTCACCGATTTCCCGGCGGGACGCATCGGTGGTGGCCAGCATTAACGGCAGGCCCTGCAGAATCTGCAGTTTGTTGAACCCCGCCAGGGCAATATCACCGGGCACCGATAGGCCTGCGGCCAGGCAATGCATCAGGCCGCCGACGCTCATCACGTCGCTGGAATAGTATATGCAATCCAGGTCCGGGCGCCGCGCCAGCATCTGTGCCGTAAGCTCGCGGCCGGTCAGGATCGAACTTTCGCCCGAGTAATGCTCCAGGTCAGCAAGCGCCGCACCCTCTGCCGCCAGCCCGTCGGTGAAACCGTCAAAGCGTTTGCGGGCACGGAAGTCCTGCGGCATCTTGGTGCCGATGAAGCCGATCCTGCGGTAGCCGCGCGCCAGGATCTGTTCCGCCATGTCGCGCCCCGCCTGCAGGTGCGAGATGCCGACGCAATGGCGCACCGGGTCGCCGTCCGTATCCATCACCTCGACCACCGGGCAGTCGGCCTGCTGCAGCATCCGCCGTGTGGCTTCGGTATGTTCCAGCCCGGCCACGATCAGCCCCGAAGGCCGCCAGCTGAGCATTTCGCGGATGACGCTTTCCTCCTCCTCCAGATCATAGCCGGAGATTCCCACCACCGGCTTCAGCTCGCTGTCCTTGAGCACCGCAGAAATACCCGAGAGCACCTCGGGGAAAACAAAGCTGTTGAGCGAGGGCACCACCACTGCCACCAGGTTGACCGATTGCGACGACAGCGACCCGGCAATCCGATTCGGCACATAGCCCTGGGCGCGGGCGACTTCCTCGACCCTCGCCTTGGTTTTGGCGGAGACATCCGGGGCGCCGCGCAAGGCGCGGGAAGCGGTCATCTCGCTGACCCCGGCCAGCCGGGCCACGTCTTTCAGCAGCAGTTTCTTGGTCATGCCGCCATGCTCCTGCACTTTGCGGGCAGCCGCAAGGGCCGCTCTTTCGGCGGAGGGGTTGATTTTCAATTTCGTTATCGCTATCGGTATCGCAACCGTTATCGATACCGGATTCGCATCCGGTGCAACAGCCGGAGGTCAGGGATGACATTGAAGATCGCAATCAACGGATTCGGGCGGATTGGCCGCGGGGTGCTGCGGGCGCTTCTGGAAAGCCGCGCCGAGGATATCGAGGTGGTGGCCATCAATGACCTGTCCGCGCCGGAAACTCTGGTGCATCTGCTGAAATACGACAGCGTGCATGGGCGGCTGAAGACACCGGTGTTCCTGGCGGATGACCTGATCCGGGTGGGCCATCACAGCATCCGGCTGAGCGCCGTCCGCAACCCGGAGGAGCTGCCGTGGCAGGATGTGGACATCGCCTATGAATGCACCGGGCTGTTCACCTCCCGCGATGACGCGGCGCGGCATTTGAGGAACGGTTCCAAGCGGGTTCTGATCTCTGCCCCCGGCAAGGATGCCGACCGGACCGTGGTCTTCGGCGTCAACCACATGGATCTGACGGCAGAGGATGTGGTTGTCTCCAACGCGTCCTGCACCACCAACTGCCTGGCACCGCTGGCCAAGGTGCTGGATGAGGCCTTCGGGATCAGGACAGGCTATATGACCACGATCCACGCCTATACCGGCGACCAGCCGACCCACGACACCAGCCACAAGGATCTGTACCGTGCCCGCGCCGCGGCGCTGTCGATGATCCCCACCTCCACCGGCGCGGCGCGGGCAATCTCCGAGGTGCTGCCGCATCTGAAGGGGCGGCTGGAAGGCTCGGCGATCCGCGTGCCCACCGCCAACGTCTCCGTTGTGGACCTGAGCTTTGTGCCGGAACGCCCCGCCACCGCCGAAGCGGTGAATGCCGCGGTGAAGGCGGCAGCCGGGAACGGGCTGGAGGGCATCCTGTCGTATGAGGAGGATCCGCTGGTCTCGGTCGATTTCAACCATGACCCGCATTCCAGCTGTTTTGCGGCCGCGCAGACCGCCGTCACCTCCGAAGGGCTGGTGCGGGTGGTTAGCTGGTATGACAACGAATGGGGCTTTTCCAACCGCATGGTGGACACCGGCCGCAGCATCGGCGAGGTGATGAAATCCGCCGAGATTGCCCTGGCCAGCTGACCGGGCTCTCCCGCCCGTCGTCCGGCACCTGCAGGTGCCTCCTCCCGTTGGGCCCGGCGCCGCGCTGACGCGCGGCGCTGCGGCGTTCCGGTGCTGGCCGCCCGTTCTCTGCGGCGGACAAGCCCAGCCTGGGAAAATGCTGAATCCAGGATGCGCCGAAACAAACTCCGCCCCGGGAACCGCTGGCATGCCGCGCTGAATTGCGCCACAACGGGCGCAAGACTTGACCAGCTACAGGAGACCGGCGTGACCGTCACCCGTGAAACCGTCCTCGAGGCGCTCAGAACCATCGCCGATCCCGTCAGCGGCAGCGATATCGTCAGCGCGGGCATCGCCCGGGCGGTGACCGTCGAGGGCAGCACAATCCGCTTTGTGCTGGAGATCGATCCCGGCAAGTCCGGGGCCTATGGCCCGGTGCGCGACAGGGCCGATGCTGTTGTGGCCGCGCTGCCGGGCGTGGAGAAGGTCTCGGCCATGCTGACGGCCCATTCCGAGAAGGCGCCGCCGGATTTGAGGCCGCAGAAAGCAGCGCAGCCCCAACAGCAGCAGCAGCAGGCGCCGCAGAAGGTTCCGGGCGTTGCGCGGATCCTGGCCGTGGCCTCGGGCAAGGGCGGCGTCGGGAAGTCCACCGTCTCGGCCAATATCGCCTGCGCGCTGGCGATGCAGGGGCGCCGGGTGGGGCTGCTGGATGCCGACGTCTATGGTCCTTCGCAGCCCAAGATGCTGGGGGTGTCCGGCCGGCCGGCCAGCCCCGACGGCAAGACCATCCTGCCCTTGCGCAACCACGGTGTCACCATGATGTCGATGGGGCTGATGACCGGCGAGGATCAGGCGGTGATCTGGCGCGGCCCGATGCTGATGGGGGCGCTGCAGCAGATGCTTCTGCAGGTGCAATGGGGCGAGCTGGATGTGCTGATTGTCGACCTGCCGCCGGGCACCGGCGACGTGCAGATGACGCTGGCGCAGAAGACCCATGTGGACGGCGCCATCGTGGTTTCCACCCCGCAGGACGTGGCGCTGATCGACGCCCGCAAGGGCATCGACATGTTCCGCAAGATGAACGTGCCGGTGCTGGGCATGATCGAGAACATGTCGACCCACATCTGCTCCAATTGCGGCCACGAGGAGCATGTGTTCGGCCATGGTGGCGTGGCACAGGAAGCGCAGAAACTGAACGTGCCGCTGCTGGGCGAGGTGCCCCTGCATCTGGATGTGCGGCTGGCAGGCGACAGCGGCACGCCGATCGTGGCCGCACAGCCGGAAAGCGCCCAGGCCAAGGTGTTCCTCGACATCGCAACCCAGCTGGTGGACGCAGGCGCCGCCTGACATCCTGACTTCTGCCAGCCCCGGGGTCAAGCGCCGCGCAGCGGCGGTGAACAGCTCCGCT harbors:
- a CDS encoding LacI family DNA-binding transcriptional regulator, giving the protein MTKKLLLKDVARLAGVSEMTASRALRGAPDVSAKTKARVEEVARAQGYVPNRIAGSLSSQSVNLVAVVVPSLNSFVFPEVLSGISAVLKDSELKPVVGISGYDLEEEESVIREMLSWRPSGLIVAGLEHTEATRRMLQQADCPVVEVMDTDGDPVRHCVGISHLQAGRDMAEQILARGYRRIGFIGTKMPQDFRARKRFDGFTDGLAAEGAALADLEHYSGESSILTGRELTAQMLARRPDLDCIYYSSDVMSVGGLMHCLAAGLSVPGDIALAGFNKLQILQGLPLMLATTDASRREIGERAAQIILQSRAEGGAEGLVFDRLCPAISLGETL
- the gap gene encoding type I glyceraldehyde-3-phosphate dehydrogenase, which translates into the protein MTLKIAINGFGRIGRGVLRALLESRAEDIEVVAINDLSAPETLVHLLKYDSVHGRLKTPVFLADDLIRVGHHSIRLSAVRNPEELPWQDVDIAYECTGLFTSRDDAARHLRNGSKRVLISAPGKDADRTVVFGVNHMDLTAEDVVVSNASCTTNCLAPLAKVLDEAFGIRTGYMTTIHAYTGDQPTHDTSHKDLYRARAAALSMIPTSTGAARAISEVLPHLKGRLEGSAIRVPTANVSVVDLSFVPERPATAEAVNAAVKAAAGNGLEGILSYEEDPLVSVDFNHDPHSSCFAAAQTAVTSEGLVRVVSWYDNEWGFSNRMVDTGRSIGEVMKSAEIALAS
- a CDS encoding Mrp/NBP35 family ATP-binding protein; this translates as MTVTRETVLEALRTIADPVSGSDIVSAGIARAVTVEGSTIRFVLEIDPGKSGAYGPVRDRADAVVAALPGVEKVSAMLTAHSEKAPPDLRPQKAAQPQQQQQQAPQKVPGVARILAVASGKGGVGKSTVSANIACALAMQGRRVGLLDADVYGPSQPKMLGVSGRPASPDGKTILPLRNHGVTMMSMGLMTGEDQAVIWRGPMLMGALQQMLLQVQWGELDVLIVDLPPGTGDVQMTLAQKTHVDGAIVVSTPQDVALIDARKGIDMFRKMNVPVLGMIENMSTHICSNCGHEEHVFGHGGVAQEAQKLNVPLLGEVPLHLDVRLAGDSGTPIVAAQPESAQAKVFLDIATQLVDAGAA